The sequence AAGGGGGGTTTATACATTCTGCATGTGCCCTGGAGGTGAGGTAATTAATGCTTCATCTGATCAAGGCATGCTGGTTTTAAACGGGATGAGCTACTCACGCAGGTCATCACCATTTTCAAATGCAGCGCTGGTTGTAAGTTGTCATGCGGATGATTATAAATCAAATAGTCCATTGGCTGGGTTAGAGTTTCAAAGGGATATTGAGCGAAAGGCTTTTAACGCAGGAGGAGGAAGATGGGAAGTCCCCGCGCAGAATCTGATGGATTTTTTAGGTGAGAGCAGCTCTGCTTGCTTAAATAAAAACTCGTATAAGATGGGGGCTGTTTCTGCTGATATGAAAGACATTTTCCCGGGATTTGTGGTAGAGGAGCTGTCGGCCGCGTTTAATAAATGGAAAGAGGAGGTTCCATTATTTGTTTCAAATAATGCGATATTGTTAGGTGCGGAAACAAGAACCTCATCTCCCGTACGGATTAAGCGCAATGAAAAATTTGAATCAGTAAATATCAAAAATTTGTATCCGATAGGCGAAGGTTCAGGCTATACAGGCGGTATAACGAGTTCTGCCGCTGATGCTGTAAAGGCTGTCGAAATAAACGTATTGCAAGGATAGTCTGTGGGGCAGCGCCTTTTTTTGACGATATTAACAGGATGTCCTAAATGCCCGCTACGCTGTAAGCATTTGACCGGCCGGGCGCTTTACTGCTTCTGATTTTTATCATAAGATAGAAAAATTATGAAATGAACAATTATTCTCTCTTTACCGATGTAAGTCTGAACCCTGAGCTCAAAATTGGCGTGGGCGGTTATCTTGTCGTTCCGGAATCGTTTATTAAAACCCCATCAAACCTGATCAAAATATCGGAACTGAACGAAATTCCGGTGTTAAGAAGATTTGAAAACACTTCTTCTACAAAACTTGAGGTCCAAACAGTTTTGTGGGCCTTGGAAGAATATTGTGTTGGATCAACCATCTCCGGGCCAGGGAAACTCCATATTTATTCCGATTCCCAGTGTGTTGAAGGGCTTTTATCAAGAAGGGCCCGGCTGGAAAGCAACGGTTTCCATTGCAGGGGAGGTAATCGTCTGTTAAAAAACGCATCTTTATACGGCAAATATTACGAATTTCATGACCGGTTAAGGTTTGAGGTTACAAAGGTGGCAGGCCACACACGTTCTCAT comes from Anaerolineae bacterium and encodes:
- a CDS encoding GIY-YIG nuclease family protein, encoding MNNYSLFTDVSLNPELKIGVGGYLVVPESFIKTPSNLIKISELNEIPVLRRFENTSSTKLEVQTVLWALEEYCVGSTISGPGKLHIYSDSQCVEGLLSRRARLESNGFHCRGGNRLLKNASLYGKYYEFHDRLRFEVTKVAGHTRSHSRNTVQRIFSFLDQKVRKALKLWMALLEAERAEWYLYMIRCKDGSLYTGISNDVPRRFEEHREMGKQGAKYLRGRGPLELVFQKKTGSKSSALKMEQKIKKLSKSQKEIIIYAGDID